The genomic stretch CCACCCCCTATTTCAGTCCTGCCCCTAGCCCAGTTGGAGCCGACGTTTACTGCTGACGACCGAAACTTCCTGACAGCGATGCCTGAGTGCGGGGAATGAGACGACTCATCAAGCCGACTACTAACGTGGTTTGGCGAATGACATTTCGCTGCTAAATGCAGTTGGTTTCCTCGGCGTTTCGAGGGATCTGACGCTCGCTGAGTTGGGCTCTGCCGTGGCGGAGAAGAACACCCCCGAATTGGCCTTGGTGTTGCGGACCGAAGCGAGTTCTAGTCACTTTCTGGAGATCGTAGTTGAAGATGTGCTTGCTCGACGAGTTGCTGCCGCCACTGTCGCACGCTAGCTGGATCGATGTCGCTTGAGGGTGGTGCTTTTTGCCGATGCGGTTTCAAAAACATCGAAAGCTGGCACAGGCGAACAGGCTCGCGTCATGAGTGAGGTCCAGATTGGCGCGGCGGTCGTAAATCCCACGCGGAATTACCACACATTCAGCCCACGATAGAAAGTCGTGATGGAATGCCTCGAAAGGCGAGCTGCAACGTACCCGCCCAGTCGATATATTGGTGTGCATGACTGATGTTACTCAAATTCTTTACCAGCTTGAGCAAGGGGATTCATCCTCGGCGGACGAGTTATTGCCACTTGTTTATGAGGAATTGCGACGCCTTGCCGCGGCTCGACTCAAACACGAGAAGTCTGGTCAAACGTTACAGGCAACGGCCTTGGTTCACGAAGCGTACGTAAGGTTAGTCAATGTTCCTGAAGCTCAACATTGGGATAGTCGGGCGCACTTCTTCGGAGCCGCTGCTGAAGCCATGCGGAGGATCTTGGTGGAGCAGGCCCGACGGAAGAATAGCGTGAAGCGGGGAGGGGGACGGAAACGCGTGGACCTTGGCGACGTGGACTTGGCTGGTGGCGGGTTCGAGTTGGACGTGATCGCGCTGAATGACGCGATCGGACGACTGGAAGTCGAGGATTCCCGCGCTGCACAGGTCGTCAAACTACGATTCTTCTGTGGTATGACGATCAAGCAGGCAGCCGAAGCGATTGGGATCAGTCCCGCAACGGCTGACAATGACTGGGCTTTTGCACGAAGCTGGCTACGCGTGCAGATTTTTCCGGAGAATGAAGGAGGAAATTCCTGAATTTGTTAGGGAAAACTCGCATCATTATCGCATTGCCCTACACAGACATTCCCGCGTGCGTGACAGGAGCGAACCATGGCCAGCGACCATCTTTCCGACAAAGACCTTTTCAATATAGCCAGACAGCTGGATTCTCTGGATGCGGTCGAAGTCTATCTCGAGCAGGTCTGCGGCGACAACGCCGAGCGCTATGAGCGAATCCTGAAGCTTGTTGAGGCTGACAAAGGCGACAGCTTCTTGGAGAAACCGCTGGTTCCCGTTCCTGAAACGGTCGAAAGCCGCGATCCAGTTGAGTCGGAAGGAGAGACGATCGACAACTACGTGTTGCTTCAGAAAATTGGAGAGGGTGGATTCGGCGTCGTCTATATGGCGGAGCAAACAAGTCCGGTTCGGCGCAAGGTCGCGTTAAAAATCATCAAGCCAGGAATGGACTCCAAGGAAATTGTCGGCAGGTTTGAAGCCGAGCGACAGGCACTCGCGATGATGAGTCATCCGAACATCGCATCGGTGTTTGACGGTGGTTACACGCCCACAGGCCGGCCCTACTTCGTGATGGAACTTGTCCGTGGCGTATCGATCACTAAGTTTTGCGATGCAAAACGACTGGGGTTGGAACAAAGGTTACGGCTCTTGATGGACGTGTGCCGAGCGGTCCAACACGCACATCAGAAAGGAATCATTCACCGCGACCTAAAGCCGTCCAACGTGATGGTGACGTTTCATGACGGGACACCGGTGGTCAAAGTGATCGATTTTGGTGTCGCAAAAGCCATTAATCAACAATTGACAGACAATCTCTTTTTCACGCGTTATGGGCAGATGATCGGTACGCCGCAGTACATGAGTCCGGAGCAAGCAGAAATGAGCGGATTGGGCGTCGACACACTCAGTGACATCTATTCACTCGGTGTGCTAATGTACGAGTTACTCGTGGGCACCACGCCGCTGACCGCAGATGAATTCCGCGAAGCCGGGCATCTCGAAGTGCAACGGATGATTTGCGAACAGGAACCGGTACGTCCCAGCGATCGACTTAGTACGACCGAAAAGCAGCAGTTGTTTGATATTGCAGAACATCGTGGCCTGAAACCCGATCTGCTCGCCAGCCAGATTCGCGGAGACCTCGAATGGATCGTGATGAGAACACTAGAAAAGGAACGCGATCGGCGTTATCCGACACCACTGGATTTGTGTCGCGACGTTGAACGATACCTGGACAATCAACCCGTTGAGGCACGACCACCGTCTATGGTGTATCGCATGCGCAAATACGTCCGTCGACATCGGGCATTGGTTGGCTCGTCCGCAGCAATTTGTCTGACTATGATCGCAGCCACCGTTTTTAGCACGGCAATGTGGCGACACTCGGACGAGATGTGGCGTCAATCGGCCAGGGACAGAACTGCGTTGGCACACCAACGGGATGAAACCGATGCGGCTCGAAAGAAAGCTGAGTTGCAAGCTGAATTAAACAAGCAACTGGCCAAGAAATTGGCAGGACAGTTGTATCGCACACAGATCCAAAAGGCTTCCGAACTGGAGTTCCAGTTCGCGTACGACGACGCTAGAGAAGTGTTGGCCGAATGTCCCGAGAACCAGCGAGACTGGGAATACGACCGGTTGATGCATCTCGTGACGAACTTCGACTCGCCGATTCCCGGCTGCCAAGTCCCGCTCTTTCCAGGACGTGGCGATCAAATGGTTTCTATCGGGCTCAATGACAACGATGGCGGGCTTTGCATTTGGGACATTGAAACGCAAGAGTTGCTCGACGTGATTCCGGTCAGCGAATTGGAACTGATGATGAGCGCCCTTCACCCTGACAACCAGTTAGTGGCAGTGGCGGATCGAGAAGGAAATCTTTTCCTGGTAGATCTCGAGAGTCGTCAGGTGCGCCACAAAATTGATCGTGCTCATTCTGGTCGTGTGAACGGACTTGGATTCAGTCCCGATGGAAGCCGGTTGGCATCGTGTTGTCACGATGGCCAATTAAAGCTGTGGGACGTCGAATCGGCGATGATGCTCGCCTCCAAGGAGTTGAAAGATCAACTGCGCGGCATCGAATTTGATGCTCGGGGGCGGTATCTGGCCACAGGGGTCACCAGCACTGATGATGCAATCCCAAAAATCAGAATCTTTGATGCGGAGACTTTGGATTTCGTCCGTCATCTTAAGCTTGAGGGAGAGTACGCGAAGTCCATTGCCTTTGCGAAGTGCATTGCCTTTGCCTTTAGTCCATCCGGCGATTTTCTCGTTGGCGGTGGGGCATCGGGTGTTGTGATCTGGAACACAGAAACCTGGCAGGTAGAGCAAGACTTCTCCGGGCACCTCGACAACGTCAAATCGGTGCGATTTCGTCCTGATGGTGAAGTGCTTGCCGCTTGTGGGGATCACATGATCCAATTCTGGGATTGGCGTCTTGGAAAACTCACTCGAACAATCAAGAGCCCGTCATCCTACAACTGGTGGTCGAACTTCAGTCCAGATCAACACGTTTTCGCCTACTTCGACGACCGCTGCATTCGTGTTCATCGATTGGATAGTCACGACAAAGATACTAATAAACGGGTGATCGCGTTGGAGGGGCTTCGCGACGAATACCTTGTGGCCAGCGCTTTCAGCTCAGATGGAAACTGGTTTGCCGCTGCCGGGACCGATCGCTCCATCATGGTTTGGGATACCACGACATGGACGACCAAGCAGCTCCTGCACGGACACCAATCCACCGTGCGAGAACTCGTCTGGGATCACGATGGATCGCTGTACAGCACGGATGCAGACGGAGTAGTGATCGCGTGGGATGTTCCTGCGGGAAAACCAAGCTGGCAGCACCGAACCAATGCTGATTCGCCACCCCAATTGGTACATTTGATGGCTGTTGCGCCGGGCAAGAGCAAATTGCTATTTGGCACGCCGGATCGGGGGATATTGGAACTGAATCGGGACGCTCTATCACAGTCGGATCTCGCTGAGCGTACTAGTAATGTCACGGCGCTCGCGTCCTCTCCTGACGGCCAGTGGGTCGCTTACGCAGCAGGGCAAAAAGTTGTCATCCGGGACTTCAACGGCCAGGCATCCAAGGTAACAGTTCGCGTTCCTGCTGGACGAACAAAAAACCTTGTTTTTTCACCCGATTCAAGGACCCTCGCAGGTCTCACCACAGATTGGTACTGGTTGTTCGATTTAGAGTCAGGGGAGTTGAAATGGAAAAAAAGGCATTCCAGGTATGTTTGGGGGCTTGCTTTCTCTAAGAGCGGAAAACGATTGTTCTTAATGCCGGATATGGAAGACTATTCGGCAATGATCCTTGATTCGAATGACGGAAATGTCATCTACGAGTGGGCTAAACAGGGTAGCTATGGATTGGCTTACGACCCCACCAACGAAACCGTTGCCTGTATCGGTGCAGAAGGAAAGATTCAAATCTTTGAGGCCAGCGAACGCCATCGCCCGACAGTTCCTGAGTTCGCCAAGTCCAATCCGACCGAGCAGCACGAGATTCCGTATCGAATGCAGACCGAAAGCCGCAAGATCCTGTTTAGACAGAACAGCGAACGGTATATGGAAGCACTTGAATTGGCAACAAAAGCCACGAAGTGTGTGCCTGACTGTCCAGAATATGAATTTACAAAAGGCGTGGCTCTGTTCCGTTCAGGACATCTGAAAGAAGCCGATGAGGCTCTGAAGGGGCTCGAAGGTGTTCAGTGGAATCACATCGATAATGATGCTCTTGGGACAGCGTTCGGCCTACAAGTTTACGCGAGAGCTGTTCGTTCCATCGTCCTGTATCAACTAGGCAATGCCGACCTTGCCCGCGAGCAACTAGAGTTAGCGCGAAAGGGAGTCCGCTCACTGCGTACAAACCAAGGGCCGGTCTATCGGATCGTAGCCGAGGCCGAGTCAGTGCTTGCTGAGAAGTGAAGCGGTGTACCATTTTCATGGAAACGAGTTGTGTCCGACTAACTACTGAAAGCAAGTCGAATTCGGTTCCATCGACCGGAGATGACTTCTGAGATCAGCAACGCTTCCGCTGCTGCATTTCCCGAAAGCTCAACCGCCCGCGAGTCCGTGAACTAGACACATCAGTTCCGAAGAGCAACGCACCCTGCATCGACGCTCCGACCGCACAGCCAACGAGGCAATCGAGCCAGTGATTGTCGGGCTGTTCGGGGCGGGCTTTCCATTCGTCAACGGTTCGGCCGCGGCCTTCGGTTTTGATGAAGTACTCAGCGGTGATTTGCTCGGCGAACATGCGATGTTGTTCGGCTCGGTCTCCGAAGACTGAGAGGCATCCTCGATCTCCCATCGCGACCGCAAGACGGGCGTGCGTGAACGACTTCCACCAGTTCGTATCGTAGATGACGTGCCGGATCGCTCGCTTGCCGTGAATCGAGGGGACTCGCCAGTTGAGACCAACACGATCGCCAGGTCGGCGTTTGTATTCGCTGAACGGATTCGATGAGGCGCCAACGAAGCGACCATGTGAGGGGAGCAGGATCGATGCGTGCGGACTTTGTCGGCAGAACTGGTAAACGACGTTGGTTGAATGGCCCCAGTTTGCGTCGATCATACAACGGCCGATCTTCATTGCCGCGCCGTCGTCACGCTGCCATTCACGGCCGAGTAGATCGTCGGTCAACGCATCGAGGCCAGCGTAGATGGATCCCTCGAGACCGGTTCCGTCGGCAACGGTAGCGAGCGTCTGGCGTGCATCTCGCAGCGTGAAATGGCCTCGCTTCTGATCAGGAAAAGTTCCATAATCGACGACATAGCCAGTAAAATCGTCCTCCCATGCGGCGACGACGTAGAACAGCAGCTTGCCTTGGACGTCGATGAAAGCGGTGAGGTGGTTTGCCGCGATGGGAACGCAGCACCGATCCGTTCCGTTGATCTTATTGGCGACTTGCTCGGCAGTGAGTTGATCGGCGTCGATCGTCTCAGCCGGCAATGGTTCATTTTGGTATTCGGCGAAAAATGCGGCTTCATCTTGCAGTTTTAGATTCATCGCGTGTTGAATCGCCGACAACTCGTCGTGATTGAAGCGTTCTTTCCATGAAACCTCGGCACCCTCGTCCATTGCCTCGCGGTTCTGTCGATAAAACTCGGTGCCAGTCGCGCCACCGTCGCCGGCACGCAAACCTTCGGCACGAATCTCGGCGTAGCGTTCCCACAACGTCTCGTTGGTTGGGAATGAATTGACCATTCGCGTCCGCGCACCGTTCCACTCGGGATGTTTGTCGCGATCGAGGATATTGTCGGCCATGTCGCCGGGGCGGATCACGGTGCATGGCATGATGCCCGAGATCTTCTTACCGGGTCCGGCGAGTCCGAGGACGGCACCGGCGAGGATGGCCTCGCGGTTTGCACACTGCGACAGCGACCTCGCGGACTCGTCCGTCTGCGGGTCATCCAACACCACGAGCGACGGCCGAACGGTCTTTCCGTCGGGGCGTTTGAATTTCATCCCGCGGATGCGGCCGGTCAAGCCTGCGACCTTGATGATTGCGCCGCTCGCTTTGCTGCCGGCGATTGTTGGTAGAACGACTTCCTTTGCAGTCCAACCGATTTGCGTACGTTTGCCCTGATAGAGTTGCCCGTTGGCTCGGTTGGAGATGCCGTCCAACGCCTGGATTGGAAAGCAAACCTCAGGGTAGTCGGCCAAGAGCAGTTCGTTGGCGTCGAGTTCGGTTTTGATTGATTCGAGCATATCGCAGGCATGACCTTCGTCACTGCCGATCAAGCAGACGAAGTCACGGTAGCCATTGAACACCGCCCAGATACACGCGACCTCCGCAAGCGAACTCTTGCCACTACCGCGTGCCATTGCCAACGAGAACAACCCGCCGCGAACGACGGCTTCTTCGATGCGTTCGATTACCTTCAAGTGGTCCGGCGACCATGCAAGATGAAACGTCAACGAGAAATACGCTTCGCAAAATGAACGAAAGCTTCCCGCGGCCTTCTCTTTTCGCTCTGAATTCTCAACATCAGGCAAGTCACCGATGTCGCGACCGGCCAAGGCGATCGCGGCGTTTCGTGCACGAGCCTTGTCTTTGACTCTGCTATACGGATCTACTTCGGCAGGCGGGGTTGGCGCATGCCGTTCTTGATGCAACCAAGCGCAGTAGCGGAGCAAATCGACGTGCTTTCCATCACCGATGCGATGCCCTGCTCGTTGACGGTGTCGGTACAGTTGGCGTTCACTCGAGACCTCGCCCAGACTCGTTGAGTTGAGCGTGCGAACGCATTCGCTAGGCTTTAGTTTCCGTGGGTCAATAGCCATTCTTCGTCTCCTGGGATGTCAACATGGATGCCAACCGTTAGGTACAATTTGGGATATGGATCCCGTAGATCGCGAAACGAAGAAATCCGATGACACGAAGAAGCGACCGAACAGGCTTCTTCGATCGCTTCCATTGGTTTGCATTCTGCTCTTTGCCGTCGGTGTCTGGGCTGTCGTGAATCTTCAACGCGGCATTCATTCGTCGTACTATGAATGGGGCGTCACGAACATCATCGTTTCGTATGCTGAAGAGCATGGTGGCCAGCCGCCGGCGAAGTGGGATGACCTCGTCGGCTACGAGTACTTCTCGCCCTATTTGCCGGATCCCAAGACAATCGACGCAGCGAAACAGAACGTCCGTATTGACTTTGAGGCAATGAAACGACTCCACGATGGCAAGATCGATTCGTTGGATCCTTCGGTGGTTCATCCAATTCGCGGGTTTGCTTTTCATTGGATCAACCCTGGTGCCGTTTTGAAAAGGTATTTCCAAGATGGC from Novipirellula artificiosorum encodes the following:
- a CDS encoding sigma-70 family RNA polymerase sigma factor — its product is MTDVTQILYQLEQGDSSSADELLPLVYEELRRLAAARLKHEKSGQTLQATALVHEAYVRLVNVPEAQHWDSRAHFFGAAAEAMRRILVEQARRKNSVKRGGGRKRVDLGDVDLAGGGFELDVIALNDAIGRLEVEDSRAAQVVKLRFFCGMTIKQAAEAIGISPATADNDWAFARSWLRVQIFPENEGGNS
- a CDS encoding protein kinase domain-containing protein, which encodes MASDHLSDKDLFNIARQLDSLDAVEVYLEQVCGDNAERYERILKLVEADKGDSFLEKPLVPVPETVESRDPVESEGETIDNYVLLQKIGEGGFGVVYMAEQTSPVRRKVALKIIKPGMDSKEIVGRFEAERQALAMMSHPNIASVFDGGYTPTGRPYFVMELVRGVSITKFCDAKRLGLEQRLRLLMDVCRAVQHAHQKGIIHRDLKPSNVMVTFHDGTPVVKVIDFGVAKAINQQLTDNLFFTRYGQMIGTPQYMSPEQAEMSGLGVDTLSDIYSLGVLMYELLVGTTPLTADEFREAGHLEVQRMICEQEPVRPSDRLSTTEKQQLFDIAEHRGLKPDLLASQIRGDLEWIVMRTLEKERDRRYPTPLDLCRDVERYLDNQPVEARPPSMVYRMRKYVRRHRALVGSSAAICLTMIAATVFSTAMWRHSDEMWRQSARDRTALAHQRDETDAARKKAELQAELNKQLAKKLAGQLYRTQIQKASELEFQFAYDDAREVLAECPENQRDWEYDRLMHLVTNFDSPIPGCQVPLFPGRGDQMVSIGLNDNDGGLCIWDIETQELLDVIPVSELELMMSALHPDNQLVAVADREGNLFLVDLESRQVRHKIDRAHSGRVNGLGFSPDGSRLASCCHDGQLKLWDVESAMMLASKELKDQLRGIEFDARGRYLATGVTSTDDAIPKIRIFDAETLDFVRHLKLEGEYAKSIAFAKCIAFAFSPSGDFLVGGGASGVVIWNTETWQVEQDFSGHLDNVKSVRFRPDGEVLAACGDHMIQFWDWRLGKLTRTIKSPSSYNWWSNFSPDQHVFAYFDDRCIRVHRLDSHDKDTNKRVIALEGLRDEYLVASAFSSDGNWFAAAGTDRSIMVWDTTTWTTKQLLHGHQSTVRELVWDHDGSLYSTDADGVVIAWDVPAGKPSWQHRTNADSPPQLVHLMAVAPGKSKLLFGTPDRGILELNRDALSQSDLAERTSNVTALASSPDGQWVAYAAGQKVVIRDFNGQASKVTVRVPAGRTKNLVFSPDSRTLAGLTTDWYWLFDLESGELKWKKRHSRYVWGLAFSKSGKRLFLMPDMEDYSAMILDSNDGNVIYEWAKQGSYGLAYDPTNETVACIGAEGKIQIFEASERHRPTVPEFAKSNPTEQHEIPYRMQTESRKILFRQNSERYMEALELATKATKCVPDCPEYEFTKGVALFRSGHLKEADEALKGLEGVQWNHIDNDALGTAFGLQVYARAVRSIVLYQLGNADLAREQLELARKGVRSLRTNQGPVYRIVAEAESVLAEK
- a CDS encoding terminase gpA endonuclease subunit — encoded protein: MAIDPRKLKPSECVRTLNSTSLGEVSSERQLYRHRQRAGHRIGDGKHVDLLRYCAWLHQERHAPTPPAEVDPYSRVKDKARARNAAIALAGRDIGDLPDVENSERKEKAAGSFRSFCEAYFSLTFHLAWSPDHLKVIERIEEAVVRGGLFSLAMARGSGKSSLAEVACIWAVFNGYRDFVCLIGSDEGHACDMLESIKTELDANELLLADYPEVCFPIQALDGISNRANGQLYQGKRTQIGWTAKEVVLPTIAGSKASGAIIKVAGLTGRIRGMKFKRPDGKTVRPSLVVLDDPQTDESARSLSQCANREAILAGAVLGLAGPGKKISGIMPCTVIRPGDMADNILDRDKHPEWNGARTRMVNSFPTNETLWERYAEIRAEGLRAGDGGATGTEFYRQNREAMDEGAEVSWKERFNHDELSAIQHAMNLKLQDEAAFFAEYQNEPLPAETIDADQLTAEQVANKINGTDRCCVPIAANHLTAFIDVQGKLLFYVVAAWEDDFTGYVVDYGTFPDQKRGHFTLRDARQTLATVADGTGLEGSIYAGLDALTDDLLGREWQRDDGAAMKIGRCMIDANWGHSTNVVYQFCRQSPHASILLPSHGRFVGASSNPFSEYKRRPGDRVGLNWRVPSIHGKRAIRHVIYDTNWWKSFTHARLAVAMGDRGCLSVFGDRAEQHRMFAEQITAEYFIKTEGRGRTVDEWKARPEQPDNHWLDCLVGCAVGASMQGALLFGTDVSSSRTRGRLSFREMQQRKRC